The DNA segment TCTTGCCGATGCTCCCGGCGCGGAAGCGCATGTCCGCTGTGACGGCCGCGCCCGTCTCCAGGTCGGCCACGCCGGCGGCGCCGGCCTAGGCGTTCCCGTCGCCGCGCCGGACGGCCAGGATCGCGCCCTGGAACGGTGTGTCGGGGCTGGCGAGCGCGGCCTCGAGCGCGGCCAGCCGGGCGGAGTTGCTCGGTGGCCTGGCCTCTGGAGGGTGACGCAGCTCTCGCCCGGGCGCTTGCCGGGAGAGCCGCTTCAGTCCCGGGGCGGCGGCCAGGCGCCCAAGAGCTGCCTGAGCAGCACGACCCGGCCGAGGTGGTAGGCGGTGTGCACCGCCAGGAACTCGAGCCCGTCGCGCCACCTCAGGTCGAGCTCCTCGTAGCCGGGCTCGTGCGTCTCCAGCCATCCCTGCTCGTGCGACAGGCTCACGGCGCGCCGCGACGCAGCGAGGAACGACGTCACGAGCTCACGCCACTCGTCCTCGTCGGCGGGCGAGGGCGACGCCGGGAAGTGCTCGGCGAGCGGCCACGACTCGAGCGCGACGCGGCCGTGGTCGAGCGAGCGCCTGAGCACCTCCGCGACGTGCCACAGCTCCTGGTAGATGGAGTGCCTAGCGCCGCAGGGACGCGCGCTCAGCTGCTCGAGCGAGAGGCCGCGCAGCAGGACCTCGCGCGGCGCGAAGGCCCCGCTGAGCAGCAGGTCGTCCCACTGGTCGAACACCGGTGCTCATCATGCACCACGCGCGAAGGACCCCGAAGCCGGTGCGAGTGCCGGCGCGCAGCGCGCCCGCAGCCGCGTCCGTCCCGGACCCCGGAACGTCGGCGGCTGCGAGCGGCGACAGGCCCTCACCGTCGGCCAGATCGGGCGGTTCAGTCACTCGCGCCTCGGCGGGTGGAGCGAACTGCCAGGGCACGAAGGCGGAGCCTCACGTCACTGACCGCTCCCTTTCTCGTCGGCGCAGGGTGCGCTGTCACCCCAACGCGGTCTCGGGAGGCTCCAGTTGGTGGCCCCTTCATCGAAATCGAAGGGAGGTACTACGATCTGCTCCACACACCAACCGCTGAGGTCTTGGTCGAAGGATCTGGCGTCGCGGAACATGAGGTCCATACGGTCGACTTCTCTGGTGTTCCACCCGCTGATGTCTTGGTTGAAGATGAACGCTCCTTCGAACATGGAGTTCATGTCGTCGACGTTGCTGGTGTTCCACGCGCCGATGTTCTGGTCGAAGGCCGCGGCCTCGGTGAACATGTGATGCATGTGTTCTACCTGGCTGGTGTTCCACGCGCCGATGTTCTGGTTGAAGGCCGCAGCCCGGTAGAACATGTAGCTCATGTCCTTCACGTTGCCGGTCTCCCAAGCGCTGATGTCCTGGTTGAAGGCCCAAGCGCCACTGAACATGCTGGACATGTTCTCCACATGACTCGTGTCCCACTTCGTGATGTCGCCATCGAACGAGGCGGCGCTCAAGAACATGCCCGTCATGTCTCTCACGTTGGAGGTGACCCAACCCCGCAGGTCCTGGTTGAAGGCGAGGGATTGCACGAACATGTACCTCATGCTCGTCACTTGGCCGGTGTCCCAGGTCCCGATGGGCTGGTCGAACGCGCTCGCAGTGTGGAACATGAACGACATGTCGGTCACCTGACCGGTGTCCCAACCGCTGATGTCCTGGTTG comes from the Trueperaceae bacterium genome and includes:
- a CDS encoding DinB family protein — its product is MFDQWDDLLLSGAFAPREVLLRGLSLEQLSARPCGARHSIYQELWHVAEVLRRSLDHGRVALESWPLAEHFPASPSPADEDEWRELVTSFLAASRRAVSLSHEQGWLETHEPGYEELDLRWRDGLEFLAVHTAYHLGRVVLLRQLLGAWPPPRD